ACAACAGGAAGGGCAGTGGAGGTGGGCAGGGGGTCATAACCAGACAGAAGACCTCTTTGAACTGTCCGTCACCCAGTTTTTGGCCTGAAGCAATGGCTGCCAATTTTGCTGGGCCTCTTGAAGGGCTCTCTGCTGTTCCAATGTACTTTTGAACTCTGGGTAAAGGTCTGGACCTAAAATGAGCTGCAGGACACGGCTCACAGGAATCATTGCTGTAGACTCGAAAGGTGATGCTATCATTGAAACGAATGCTGGAGTGATGTTTGTGGCCTCAATAATGGGTGGCATTTCACGTGTAGAGGTCTTCCGGCCCTTGAAGNNNNNNNNNNATGTGATCTGGGAAACAGATGAGCTAGTTGCCTACCTCAATCCCAACCCATGGATCACTGGGTCAACCATTCTGACTAGAAAGACCCTCAGTGGGGCAAGCAGCATTTTCCAGTTGGCTCCACCTGATTTTGTGGCAATGCTACAAGGAGCAAGAGCAGTGTCAGGCTTGCTATGTGAGCGATTGGGAGTGCAGCGCTGTGCTTTGGTTTTCAATCCAACCCCTGATCATCCAGCACAAATCAGACTGCTCCCGCTTCATGGCATAGAGCCAAAGTGGCAGCCTCATCTTGCCACTGAGGAGGAATTCCACACTCACAACCCTGGCTACTGCACCTCAAAAAGTGGCCCCCGCTGGGATCATGAGGCACTGGCCCAGGTTCAAGCTAAGATTAGAAATGGACTGCCAACACCAAATGCACCTTCTTGCTTTGAGTTCTTTGGAGACGCTTCCAATGNNNNNNNNNNNNNNNNNNNNNNNTGTACGCggagagcagcaacagtggAGAGTGTGGGAAGACAATGAGCATGTTGCCTTCTTGACACCATACCCAAACAGTCCTGGACTAACAGTTGTAGTGCCACGCAAACATCTGTCCAGTGACATCTTTAAACTTGAGGAAACTGACTACAAAGAACTGATCTTAGCCACTTATAAAGTAGCCCGACTTCTAAAAGAGGGAATGAGAGCTCGAGGTGTTGCACTGATCTTTGAGGGCCTTGAGATTGACTATGCTCATGCCAAGCTAATCCCTCTGTTACCTTCACCAGATGGCACTAAGCCTTCTGAGCTGCAAACAGAATGCTTCCAAAGCTACCCTGGATATGTGTCATCGTTGGATGGCCCAGCTGCTGATCCAGAGTCCCTCAAAAAGATCCACTCAAAAATCACCCAGTGCAGGCCTCCTCATTCATGGAAAGACCCTCAGTCTCACTCCACACTGGTCATCAAAAGCCAGTGGTATCGCAACCTCTTCCAGATTCAAAACACTCTCTTCCACAGCACAGTGGAATATTTCCACACTTCCTGCCAGTACTCCTACGCTTTAACCCCTCTCACCACAGACACCATCTCTTCGCCAATGGGTTTGGGATCTGACTCAGAACCAGTTTCTGTAAACCTGCTGGGCCAGAGCATCTACCTGGCTGACTCAATGCAATTTGTTCTTGAATACTTCCTTCGCTTCCAAGACAACCTGCCAGGGACGTACTACATATCCCCCAGCTTTAGAGGGGAAGATCCTGATGCCACACACTTGAACCAGTTCTACCACGTGGAGTGTGAACTTTTGGGTGACATGGACAATGCCATTTCCATAGCAGAGGGATACTTGGCTCATCTCACTAAGTCCATGTTGAAGAAACACTCTGAGATGATACTCAACACTTCCGGGACCCTTGCACATGTCAAAGCCATGCTGAGTAAGCTGGATGGAAAAACTTCACTCCCAAGAGTCCCTCTAGACCAGGCCATTCCCATGATGCCATCTGCTGACTGCTTAGATTGGGTACAAGATGGCCAGCCGCAGTTTGGCAGAAAGCTTACACGCAAAGGAGAGCGTGTCTTGATAGAGAAATATGGTGGCGCTGTTTGGCTGACTGAGATGGACCATCTAGGAGTTCCCTTCTACCAGGCCTATGTGGAGGGAACTGGACGGTGCAAAGCCAAAGCTGCTGACCTTCTCCTGGGGCTGGGTGAGACTGTGGGTCTAGGTGAACGTCATTCCACCCCTGAGATGGTACTGGAGGCCCTCAGGCACCATGCAGTGCCAGAGCAGTCCTACAAATGGTACACTAACATGCGTCAAGTGAAACCACTCCTCACCAGTGGATGGGGCATGGGGACGGAGCGCTACTTGTGTTGGCTGCTTCAGCATGATGACATCAGAGATATACATATCATTCCCAGGATGAAAGGAATGAAGTACATGCCCTGATCTTCTCCACAGGTCTACAAGCCTTTAGATGTGATATAATTGTAATAATGGGGCCAAAGAGGATTATACAATATGGATGTTATACATAAGAATGCCTTAATAGTCCAGACTTTGGACTTTTATCCAGCTTTAAGTGTCCTATAAACCTTCATTGTCCATGGCATGAGAAAACTTACTACAACCCTTTAATCTCCCGTCCCTTGTACATTTCAAAGTACAATGAatctgaaaatgtgtgttttggcaCTGCAACACAAACTGGAGGTGTCATTGCAGTGAATTAAAATGATGGAAAGAAAGTTGAAATTGAGATTACAGGAAGTAAATCAGCTGTTGTTCATTAAATTTTAACATTTAGagttggtttcatttttttgaacTAGTGCCAATGTAAATGCAAAGTGAGAATACATAAATTGTGTAAGTACAACTTGAATTATTTAAGCACATTCTTTTCTTGGTGTAAGACTTAATAATTCAAGTGATTGGATACTTTTTTTCCAAACTGTgtaagacaacatgaaggtgaACATGTGTTTAAGTCCTTGGCCATAGatgttttttcattatttatgcTGGCAATTTATTCATATTGTTCcttaatatgtttttgttttatatctatCATAGTCGTTGTATTACAGGATGTTTTTGTGAAAGTCATATGAATTGTTAAGctctttttaataaacaaataatgaCTTTT
The nucleotide sequence above comes from Etheostoma spectabile isolate EspeVRDwgs_2016 chromosome 15, UIUC_Espe_1.0, whole genome shotgun sequence. Encoded proteins:
- the LOC116703790 gene encoding asparagine--tRNA ligase-like; the protein is MRHWPRFKLRLEMDCQHQMHLLALSSLETLPMXXXXXXXXVRGEQQQWRVWEDNEHVAFLTPYPNSPGLTVVVPRKHLSSDIFKLEETDYKELILATYKVARLLKEGMRARGVALIFEGLEIDYAHAKLIPLLPSPDGTKPSELQTECFQSYPGYVSSLDGPAADPESLKKIHSKITQCRPPHSWKDPQSHSTLVIKSQWYRNLFQIQNTLFHSTVEYFHTSCQYSYALTPLTTDTISSPMGLGSDSEPVSVNLLGQSIYLADSMQFVLEYFLRFQDNLPGTYYISPSFRGEDPDATHLNQFYHVECELLGDMDNAISIAEGYLAHLTKSMLKKHSEMILNTSGTLAHVKAMLSKLDGKTSLPRVPLDQAIPMMPSADCLDWVQDGQPQFGRKLTRKGERVLIEKYGGAVWLTEMDHLGVPFYQAYVEGTGRCKAKAADLLLGLGETVGLGERHSTPEMVLEALRHHAVPEQSYKWYTNMRQVKPLLTSGWGMGTERYLCWLLQHDDIRDIHIIPRMKGMKYMP